Genomic window (Sulfurovum sp. NBC37-1):
TTCATTTATGTAGGTAAAGAGGATTCGCATCATACGCTGCCGCAGGAAGAGATCAATGAAGTGATCTACCAGTCTGCACTGAAATACAAGAAAGTGGTCCGTCTCAAAGGGGGTGACCCCCTGGTCTTCGGACGCGGTGGTGAAGAGGCGATCTACCTGAGAGAACGCGGTATAGAGTTCGAGTTCATCCCCGGGATCACCTCGGCGATCGCGGTACCGGAATATGCCGGCATCCCCGTGACACATCGCGGTATCACGGTCTCTTTCAGAGTAGTAACAGGCCATGAGTCGAAGAACAAAGACCAGTCTCAGATCCCCTGGGAGAATTACAAGAGTGATGATACGATCATTTTTCTGATGGGGCTGCACCGTCTCAAATATATTTGCAAAAAACTCATTGAGATCGGAAAACCAGAAGACTATCCTGTAGCGGTCATCAGTAAGGGGACCACGCCTGATGAGAAGACGGTGGTAGGAACCTTGGAAACGATCTATGCTAAAGCGAAGGACCTGCCGACGCCTGGTTTGATCGTCGTCGGTGAAGTGGTAAAGCTTAGAGAGCAGCTTTCCTGGTTCGAACAGGAGTAAAACACGGATTCCTCTGCTTATCCGCAGTTATATAGGAGAATATTTATCTTTTTTACAGTATAGTACCCTCTTTAGAGACATGAAAGAGGTATTAAGATGTATAAACTTGAAGAGATTCCTATGTTTTCGGCACTGACGGGGACATATCTCAAAGAGCTTTACGATCAGACCCATATAAAACAGTATGCTAAAGACAGTATTGTTTTTTATGAGGGAGATGAAAGTAAATACCTGCATATTCTGCTTGATGGCAACATCAAACTCTACAAAACCACTCCCAAAGGTACGCAGATTCAGATCAACCGTCTTGCTGCACCGGCAATGATAGGCGAGTATGCCTGTTTTGAGAATCAGCCTTTCCCCGCTACATGCGAATTCCTTACAGATGGTGTGATGGGACTTCTGCCTTTTGATTTCGTCTACAAACATCTTGACAATCCAGG
Coding sequences:
- the cobA gene encoding uroporphyrinogen-III C-methyltransferase; amino-acid sequence: MGKVYLTGAGPGDIDLLTVKALRAVEQADVIIYDRLANPDILLQTKEGCEFIYVGKEDSHHTLPQEEINEVIYQSALKYKKVVRLKGGDPLVFGRGGEEAIYLRERGIEFEFIPGITSAIAVPEYAGIPVTHRGITVSFRVVTGHESKNKDQSQIPWENYKSDDTIIFLMGLHRLKYICKKLIEIGKPEDYPVAVISKGTTPDEKTVVGTLETIYAKAKDLPTPGLIVVGEVVKLREQLSWFEQE